The DNA segment CACCCTGATATTCCACCACGGTCGTTTGTCAGTTCACCACATACAGTACTTCCCTACAACATTATGAATACATTGCTTACCTTAAATTCTTTGTGTTTTCCATTAGTTATATCTGTAATGATCACTTCAAAGTTTAAGTCTTTGATTTTCCCTTTCGCTACAGTCCAGATGACACTCAGGGCGTTTTCAGTCCATGAAATATTGGTGATAGTCGGAGGACTCAGCTGCACTGGATGGAATTAATAAAATGTCTCTTTAGTTGAGcatgtaaaaatacacattgtgcTAACCTAATCACTAGTAATGTATGGATCAACTGATATTACTTATATGCCATTGGGGTATCCCTCCAACATGACAAGTCATTTTGGATGTAATGCCCAACTGATGTATagatcttcttttatttccttatCAAAACTATCTTTTTAGTCATTATAATCCACACATTATCCACAGGCGACTAGCTAAGGTAATGTAGCGTATAGGTAACCTCTTCAATATCAGATGAGATGAGGGTACAAATGATGACCACGTTTAAACCGGTATATTGATTTCAATCAAACATACCTATTTGGTAAACTTTCACATAGGAGACGAAGGGTCTGATGTGTTTTTGTAATCTGTCCGTAACCACAATTTGCATCTCTTCTGAATCTTCTAAATTATACAATTGTTGGTATTCAAAATAACATCCAATGGAAGTTCCATCCTTGTAGTTATAGTGATGACAAACCTTTCCAGTTTCTAAAAATTCCTCAAATCTGCAAACCAAATGAATTCAAATGCAgctctaattattattaaacatctcACGATAATAAATTAGCAATGAAAATTTATCCAGAATTGTAATTCTAATACATTGCTCTCTGGATTGCTAGAGATCTGGCTGGTGGCCTCACACTGTTAAATTAGCCTATTAGTAATAAAATCATATAGtagaatagtaataatagtcaggttttattttatatttctctttTCAGATTTTAACAAAACAGACTAATTTCCTTAAGAAAATCAGGTAATGGTGCAAGAGCACACTGACTAATCAAAGTCTGCGGACAATTCCACTATGCTGCCTACTCAACAAAATAAGGGGAACTATTATTCCTTTATAGTCTACTCACAGATCATGTGAGACATGTGATTTCCCCATCGTAAGATCTGTCTGGCACTCTACGCTCACACAGACTGGGTATTAGGGTCTAGGGAATCCAGGTAGGATGTCACGTCCATGAGCTTCAACTTGGAACCAAAGAGATAAGTGACCCATAGGAGATCCAGCTCTCATGCTTCACTTGTGAtcctacctgggaacttcccgaACTaagctacctggagctctccagGGGTGAGTCTAGCCACACACAGGGGTGAAGCTAGCCCCAGTTATCCTTTGGTGGAGAGAGTGGGAATGGGCACGGCCAAACATGGCTACCCTGCCtagagagagtgaacaaaacTGACTTGTCTGACTTGGGAAAGCATGGCTttacccagagagttcccaggcatgcctGCGATCAGCCACTTTAAACCCAACAGAAGCTGAAATTAATTATGTGCAGACATCATGGAAATCTTAGGCAGACAACTGATTAAATAATAGGCCACTACAACCAAAGCAATTCTTCTATTATTTCAATCGCACACATATATGTTACTTACATCATGGGGTGGACTGGTTTTAGCGCCATATCAGAACTTTGGCTTTTCAGCCTGAAACAAATaggaaaacacatatatatatataaatatatataactgggTAAGCCATATGTCCAGCCAAGGCCGTTGATATTCTTAGCCCTAGCTTGGCCATGCTAGCCAGTTTGTCCACCACTATGACATATTACTGTCCCTGATACCCCCACTgtagaagaatgcatgttaacatACTCTgtgaatatgttaatatgtattatttcaaataaataaagcacttgTCCGTCATAAAAGAGGCTGCCCTGAACAGACCCCCGTTGGCTGAATCTGTCTGGAGGTGAATACGTTCGGCCATTTAGCTGGAGGGTGGTAAACGGCCAAAATAAATATGGTGGTTTTGTGCAGAATCCTCTCATCCATTTGTAAGGAAGACAACACGAACATTTAATGGgatcacacagctatcatacacATTAAAGTGCGTACAATGGCTAGATTGTCCCTTCACCACATTAAAGATTACCTAGGTTCTAAAGCTAATCACAGTATGAAGATCTTTTAAACGACACCGTGCATCGCTGCGTGGGCTATGTGGTTTCATACAGTTCTTAACTCTTAGAAGGTCGCAGTAGTTTATGGTTAGAATGTTGCAGTATGACTGCACAATTACAAGAGATGCTTTATACTAACCAATAAAACAAGCTATAGTTAGCTTTGGGGGGCGCCTCTGTCCCAGGATGCCACGTACAATTTATGTACTCGTAATCGTACCAAACACAGCTGAAATCTCTCACGGCAGTTTTTGGATTACCTGtcaacaaaatataacaaaacaaagaacTGATATTGAAATTTCAATCTAGGTGGTGATCTGTACAAGTTTTAGACAATCATACAGTATTTTAGGCATGTTCTAGGTCCTAGTGTCAAAGAGTCTGAGTTCTGACTTAAGGCAGCAGCTCAGCTTCCCCCTCGCATCAGTCTGATGATGATGgcatatgatgacatcacatcttGGCACTCCACCTCCTAGAGGGGCATAGTACTGGTACAGGGTGCTGGCTCAGCACATTCCTCTGTAGTGTAAATGAGACAGTTGGAGCGATCAGGGATCTCCCTTGTTTCTGGTTCATTGAGCCGCAGCACACAAGAGAGCCTGATCACCCCAAAGGGCAATCGTCTGCTCCCGGTTCTGCTCCATGGACCTCCAGCCCTAGACCAGAAAATGTCACTGGTTGCATAGTTATTGGCAAAGctagtaattataataaaaatgtaacatatagCGTAAGgagggatgagagagagagaggttatGACACAAACGTTTAAATGCAAAGTACAGACATTTCAAAAGACAAATGTCTGTTTATTCTGTAGTTCCTAGCAGCATGTAAATACACGGATTAAGACATGAAACATCATCATTTGGCCACAGAAGCATACTAACTATTCCTCTGGAGAAAAATGACCAGGCTCTGTAATTGCCATATGTGTTTATGAATGAGAATAATCTCTGTTGTGAAGGAATTACTTTATGCAGCAACGCACAAGACCATCAAAAATGAACATCATATAGTATCACAAgaaaagacatttgaagccTACTTAAATATTTACCTGATAGCACCTCTACTGACATATTTACTAATTTAACTTGTGTTTTGTCCTTACATCCAGCTTCAACTTTAAAAGGAATGAAACCGTTCAAATCAATGTTTTCCACTTCATGAGTGCAATTCGGGTGAATATTCTTAAAAGAAAGCTCCTtctggaaaaatacaaaataactcTTAGGGACATTGGGCCTTTTAGAACACTGGTTAGATCATACAAGGTTACAAATAAGAGACACAGCTTGATCTTGTGATACATTGATATGTCTATGCATATATCATTCCTAAAGTCTTTGCTATTCTCTGCCTCGAAACAGCGAGTGCATTAGCAGAATTTGCGACAAGGCACAGCAGGGGGCGCAGGGTAGGGCTCTATTCGggttaaaaactttaaaaatttAACGCCAGCAGAATAAATATAAgatttgaataataaaaatatatgcggACAGTCCAAGCGTGCAGTGTCCTAAATGACATTGTGTCCTACGCTCACCAACCTTCTCCAAAAAATTGGGGGAAAAATCCTGAGAACTGAATACACAATACgatattttgtttattgccAACGCCAATAAAATCGGAATAGAACtgtatttgcatacctgggaactctctgggtttggccaagaaagttcccaggtatgtgcatTTGTAAGCGGCAGAATATATTGCCTTAGGAGAGAATAGGGACAGGCATCAGCAGAAACATATAACAAACGTTCCAAATTCTTTTAAAAGCACAAACATTTACCATGTTACCCTTTCCTGCAGACATAATACTGGTATAAAACACGGTACAATTTGCCCCATCTATAAGCGGACTCCACTCCCACAGAACGTTAAACACGTTCATTTTCATGGTGATGTTGTATGGAGGAAAAacatcatctaaaaaaaaaaaagaaagaaaggtcaatattaaccccttctttgctGAGGGTGTTATGTGCCTCAAAACCTAAGACTTTTTACTCTTAACCACAAGTCTCCTTTGTATTTTTTAGTGCACCAacacaaatgatatattgttttttttcaaggacgGATAGACAGaactatcttttttttctaatattatattttttcaatgcTAATGGTCCTTAAACCAGTTCAGCTGGCACACATTATACTTTTTTAGTGGCTTTTTTGCACCAAGCTTTCCATGTTTTTTCTGGATTGTTTGCACAGCTTACATGTATCTGCAGAGAAGCCCACCGCAATGTGGGTTTCCCCACATTACAACACCCAAGTGGTGCACACACAATAGTGATTAAGGGTACTTTCCCTTTATCTCTTGCTAAATTTCAACGCATAATCTTCAGTTTTTTAAGGCAACCATCATATAGGagaaaatacaggaaaaaaatagttCCTAGTGAAGTAAACGCTTGATAAAATCCTTGAATAAATGTACAACCAGAAAGTAGCAGTAAGCAATATCTGCTTACATTATAAAAAGGAAACGTCTGAAAATGTCCTGGGTGCTCGATGTTCTTTGCATCTTCCAGAGATCCACAGCCGTATACACTCAATATTTCCTGGACACCCATACATTAAGGACTTAGTGACATCCAAAAAATGCACAtagtacatagttacatagttacatacataaggttagtacataaggttgaaaaaaagacctaagtccatcaagttcaacccttctacttGATCCACATGAGCACTACACGTTTCGCTTCCAGAGCTTCTTCAAGGTGCCATGATCCAAGCACCTTGAAGAAGCTCTCGTAGCTGACGGAATACTTCTGATGTGGGGGAGCATGTTCCTAAAGACTGCCTCGGTGCTAGGAAGTGTACCGAGAACCGTCCTCACAGCGTGCTGCTGGATAactttgtttagttttattattattattattattattacattactgAGGTTGCTGATCGGTCTCTGACACTACGAATATGACAGCCACTGAAAGACTTCCTTTTCAAGTGACAGATGACTAAGAGTCTTGCAGCCCTCTCTTAAGGTACAAACCTTGCCCCATCATTCCATTGCCAGCTTAAACAACTAGAAGATCATATCTCTCAAACCGTTCCCCTGTATGGAATAGCCCAATATGTAATACATATGTAGACGTTTCCAACCCATTTACATACAGGATAAAATAAtagttatttactttttaaataaatgctgtAACAGCTGTCAAACACTCCTGCCGCCAAGCGAGGGCGGTTAATGCCAGCTGCAGGTTGGTAATGCCAAGCTGCTTGTACTTTGGAATCACCTGAAGTGAAAGATATTGTAATTCCGAAAAAGAAGCAGGTGCGATGATACCTTATAATCAACAGCGACATTACCCCGTACAAAGCAATAATTACCACAGGAAAGTGGTTAGCCAGCAACCATTTCTGGTCAGCGAAAAGGAAGGTGGCGATCGGGGGTTGGTCGGGGCGATCCTctgatggaggtctgtgttgTTCCACCGCAGACatccattgcagctcccatgCGGCTACCTTGCTTGTGCTTTGAAGCTGAGCGCCATTAGGTGGCTCGTCAGCATACCTGAGATCTCTcctggtttgacccggagattgccgggcgagcgctgctcctctggttctccgggttaagacccgaatcctccaggtcaaaGCAAACCAAGAGACTTCATGGGGAAAGTACTGCATTTGCAGAAAACCACAGACTTATTATCGTAGATTCCATAGCAATTAAGGATTTTTAAAGCAAAAGTAGCTAGAACGAAATCTTTGTCCTAAGTGAACCCCCTTGTCTCTAATAATGGTTCTAAAATATGGTTACAACAAATACGCAATGAAAAATAACACTCTTCACAGACCCTTAACAGGCCTGTAAGGGGTCCTGCCAGAGACAGCGCGTAGATTTGgggctgaaaaataaaatggcgtACAAAACGGTATGAGAGGAACAAACGTAGATGTACATCTTGGCCTTCATGGGCCTCATCATTGCTCTGTACAAGTGGGCAGGAAGGTCCAAGTCTGGGGTCACCTTCACACATGGGTGAAACTCAAGAGATCCCCAAGAGCAGAGGTATAAGAAGAACTCAACCAAAAAATATAACAGGTTTtatctttaaacatttttcttggttttcAATATTAACATAGATGGCACATTCCTTGCAAAGCGATATACAATCTCAATCATGTTATATTTTGTGAtgcactagattgtaagctcacaagaacagggccctcttctccattTGTCCCAGATTGTTATTctgtgtgactttaaattatcccactgattgtaacagcgctacggaatctgctggcgctatataaataaatgtaatgtgattATACGAGCTTGAGCTTTCCGCCTCCATGTAGCCCAATTAAGATTATTCAAAGACATATACAAGGCATGTCGATAGTATTAAACACGGTACGCCTCTGACATCAAATCACTCATACATGTCTAAACACAGCTGGTTTAAATCTGGTTAGACAGAAGATAAATCATGTTTGTCTGGAATCCTAAGATTCTGCATGGTTACGGTGAGCAAGAAGTGACAAGAAGTGACGTGGCTGTAAGGGATACAGTgacaataataaatacatttctgaatAAAAACCCAAATACACATGCTTCGGAATGAGCGAggacttttatttagctttaaaCATAACAATTATTAACAAACTAATTTGAAACGGAATAATTTATCACaaaaactcttggcccaaacccagagtttcaacaacattataaataaaacattaaacaaagcCAACGGCCTTAAAGCCAGAGGGCTATCAAACTGATTACCAGTTCACCCCCTGCATAGAGGATAACGTTAACCCCAATCATAGCCACGAcagataatacatatttattaatcctattttaaaaaaatacatgtacgTATTctcccttttttgggggggtgggggatgGTTGTTCACTAGACCCAAGGTCAAAGAAATGCAAACTTCCCGCcgcaaaaaacaacacaaaacaaaaaaaacccccagttAATCACCTTTGTTACTGCTGCCCTAAATGCGTCCTGgtgggttgtgtgtgtgtttttataccAGTTCTTTCAATTCCATctttgtattaacctctaccaccactgggaggctgttccacttatgtacCACTCTCTAAGTATAGTGGAACATCGACGCAACTGAACCTCTAGTTTTAAACTATGACCTAGCTATGATATCGCTCTTATAGAGTTAATTAGATTGGAAGTGGCACAAGGAAACATATTAATGGAATTGCAATATTCATAAAGCTACCCCAAATAATACAGAAGAATAGTACTGGTTTGGAAAAGGTAGACTAACTGGTTCTATTCTGCCTGCAGTTCTAAATGTTAAGGTCTAGTGGTTTTATATAGGAGGGTGGGGAGAATTTTATGCACATTTATTGCGAAATCATTACATTTCAATActtaaaattcataaaaaaaatttgtgctTTGACCATCATATTGGTGAAAAGTCAGATCTTTGCATTAGCGATGTTTCTTATATTCCTTAAAGTGGCGTTTTATACAGAAGCGGATATGTTTCAATGCAGAGGAACGTTATAAGTATAAGTTGGCTACAGTGTGCAGCGGCAAAGAGTAATCAGCATGAGTTTGCATCGTTGTGTTGAAGAGTGTTCATAGTGAATGTGCATCACTGGGGccgagtgtgtgttagtgggaCTGAGTGTACATCAATGGGTCAGTCTCATCAAATGGTCCTCCTTTTggggaaaataataatgaattgtgTAGAAATAATTCTGGCTCCTTTAAAAGATCAGGCAGTAGGGTAAATAAATGTCACTGGGAGCTGGCATATACCTTGTAGCGCTCATTGCACTATTCATAGCCATCACAGTTAATTAGTGTATAATTTCCTTAGTTGATCACagaatattcaaaaatatatatatatattaaattggcAAACTATAAAACAAATGACATTTTCTTTGTCACACAGGATATTTTCTGACAGATAAAGTTCAGTATCATTGGGAGTCCGCGGCGTGAAATAACTCCCTAGTGAATATTACTTATTCAGAATTGCCAAATCATCATGCACGAACGGCATGCTGATACGTGCTGATACAGACGGAAGAATATTCCGGCTAAAGATGTATCTGTGTGGCAGGGAACATGAGAATTTACAACTCAGCCGTAGTTCTtgataacaaacaaacaacaaacaaacagaTATCCACAGGCTGATATAAACCGCTGCTCATATtatacaatagtatatttattatatgtttgtttgATAAGTGCTACCTATTATTGTTACCATCTATATGGGTGGTAGAAAACACTCTTATTATTGTAAAACCACACCTGCCAAGCCATCCAAAGCTGTAATTCAAGGAAAAATCTGTTTATCTATACATAATGCCAATACAGAGATTAACGTGTTTCCAACGGTAATAGTTTAACGTGATATTATATGAAAACATATGCACTAACTATCTCATCGGCAACAGCGGGGCGGATTAATCTATCCATGTTGTTACCGGACATATATAAATTTGTCATGCCGCTGCTGACTGTTACTATAAAGAACCGCTTTGcaacattattattgttgttatcttttatttatatagcgccaacaatttacgcagcgcttctgaCAATATGTAAGAACCATACAATCCTACGTACAACCataaaagcttacaatctagagcaaTATGCTTACGAACATGCTTCAGTTAATGAATTGGGAAGAGATCTGGTAGGAACCCATTAATCAGTTCCCTTCTATGATCTAAGTTAATTGCTCGGAGTAACAGACATTTCACTGGCGTTTTCAGAattcaataaaagaaatctcCATTCCCTTCCTACACAGACAATAAGCATTCCTACAACATCTTTAAGAGATAcggaaaaccattaaaaaaaaaaaacaaaaaaaaaaaagaaaatttaagtCCTTAAAGTAaatccattattttttaaaacagcccattaatttaaaaaaaaattaattgttaagaagtcttattttttattttgtaatgtattAAGTATTGGCATTAATGTTACTTCTGGGATGGCAGGTACGCTGTATAATAATTTAGCAATAAATATCCATATAGGGGCACATTAAGTGGAGTTGGAAATGGAATGAaagcaaaaatgaaaatataaatacattattctttttataaagtACATTGAATTATTAATCACTGTGATCTACGTCTGGGATGAActgtaatattgttttaaattccACCTCTTGATAAACATGTAGGGTCAAAAAGTGGTACATTTAGTccattaataatgttttttgtaaatcTGACTTTGAATTTCTATCCGATGGCATTGATCAAAGTCAATATGAAACAGATAATTCTAAGATAAAATCTAAGCATcatatacagttatatataaatatataaataaatatacacacactgtatatctgtatatggTCCATGCCACgtgtaatatattttaggacagattaaggtctttacatcaggaaaaatgggcagactagaagaGCCGAGTGGTCCGACTGTGTATTCAGACACATCCAAAATAAGACGATATACTCATATAAGACACTTTCTATGtaatataaacaaattaaaaaaaaacagattctttattacaaaaagcttacaatctatgccAGTCTAGCTTATCCTCTGTCATGGTGCATAACTATAGAGGTGACCTACGTGTTACCCGACAAAAGTAGGAGCTTATTCTGTAGGGTTCCTCCAACATTATCATTTAGACGATTCTCCAGCAACATTTTTCCAACAAATGACACAAATAGAATAATTTTGCGCCATAGTACCACAGCCCAATGTGTTGCAAATATTTGATATAAATTATCCAATGCCTGTCTAAATTTTACGTGGAATCATTTAAGCAATAAAGGTCCAAATGTGTTACAAGGCTTTCCTAAGTGGCAAGCATATTGTTGCAATAAACCCTAAAAAAGTCTACTAATAGCAGAGGCATCATTTAGCAGAGGGTTTAATAGCCTGTCCCCTTATCGCTAACCCTACCAGAATTTAGAGATACAGCAATGTGGGCATAAGTTATTATGATAGAGAGAAAAGTAACAATTTGCGGTGACACTTTACTCTGATCCCATAGTTGTAGTCCCCAATAATGGGGGGCGCTCAGTAAATATTCTTATTACATGAAGAATAAAGGGGGTTCTGCGTGCTAgactttattatgtttatattatgtGTAACTGTTTTTGGATTTGATGATAGTTAATAGAGGCCAGCATGTTTAGTAAATTACTGGAAAGGCAGCGTGTAGCTTTAAATGGCCATGACCTTTATCTATAACATGGACAATACACAGTAATAGCCAGAGACATGAAGCAGGAAATCCAAGAGACTGCAGAGCAGAGCCAGGAAACCTTTAGCACAACAGATCTGATGCCAAAAATACCTGCAAACATCACCCTGCTTGTAGGTGGATGAGGCTGATGGGAGTCATAGGGTTTATGAAACAGTGAGATATCTGCTCTTTCAGCAGCAGCAGTAACTATGACTATAAGCGAATCAAaccatgaaaaaataaacactgcTTTCTGTAACCAAACAGGAGCCGGACTCATCCCAACCCCACATCCCAGAGAGAGAGGTGACAGTCTGAGCACAGCCAGTCTCTACAGGGTTAACAGCGGACTGCTGGATCTTCAGTGGTTTGGTTGGGTTAAGGAGTTCTTATACTCACTCCGCTCACTCGCTGCAGCTACAGATCCAGTAAGGAAGCCCACTGACAGCCAGAAGCCCAGGTCCATGCCAAGCTGCCAGCAGGTTCTTGCCCACATCTTTTTAGGGGAAATCATGGGACTCCCGAGCTGTGCCCTCCATAAGGTCTGCAGATCAGATGATGCCAGTGAGATCCTCCAAAGCTTTACTAGAAACAAACTAGTCTCTTTCCCAGAATACACACCCTCACTTACATCACAGCTCCCTCCCCTAGATCTAGTGCCTCCTCCACCTCCCACTCCACCTCCCACTCATCCTCATCTAACTCAGTGATATAGTGACAAATCCTAACATGTGGTTACCCTACCTCTGAAAGGCAGGCTTTTAGAATAATGCCCCTTCTTGCCCACACTCTGTGATTACTGTGTCACTCTAGATAGACTGCAAGCTGATCTaactgcatacctcccaagtgtccctttttgagagggacagtccctctttgtccCTAAGCCCATCATTTCTCCGCTAATGTCCCCCTTTTCTGTTATCTCAGGATGTGTGCTGGGTATAAGTGTATCACGGTGTTCTAATGCCCTAAAGGTTACAACaatgtgcatagaaacagcagaaaatggggTTATAAATGAGATGGTGTAAATACATTGTTCTTCTTCTAAAGTTCTTCTAAACTCCTACAGAGTACCTTCTTCTATGCCCATTACATAAATAGCTGGGTAAAACCACGCCCATGGCCACaccctaaccacacccctaaaaCAAAGGTGTCCCTTATTACCACATGAAATATTAGGAGGAATGTAACTAAATCCCTTAAATATTAACTAGTTAAATACCAGGGCGAGggattgcaatatatatatatatatatatatatatatatatatactgcaatcTAAAATATATCACCTGGCAAAGGAAAGTTAACGCCTCTCCTCCCAAGTCGATCATATTGCCTAATTCTCCTCGTAGTTGTGAAATATGGCTGTTGCCAGCAGCTACGCTAACAATACGTATACAGCTGGACAGGAAGGGATGGGTTCGAAGCCAGATTGTGCTAAGATTTGAGAGAATTTTGTTCTTCAGCTACTTAGTTACTTGAGGATCAGGTCCGTATACTGTGTCTAATCTTCATGCGCAGGGAGAAAACTTTACAAGCATTAATAGCTGTTTTACAAATTCAATGAAATGACGGCAGCAAAAAGTCAAagtttgtttttacattaaatgtatttatatagcgccagcagattccgtagcgctgttacaatcggTGGGATAATTCAAAGTCACACAGAATAACAATTtagtacaaaaggagaagagggccctggttTGGCGAATTTACAATCTAGTGGATCAGAAAAGATAACATAATTGAGATTGTATATCGCTTTGCGAGGAATGTGCCATCTATGTTAATATTAAACAAccaagaaaaaatgtttaaagctaAAACCTGTTATATTTCTTGGTTGAGTTCTTCTCATACCTCTCCTCTTGGGGATCTCTTGGGTTTCACCCATGTGTGAAGGTGACCCCAGACTTGGACCTCCTTGCCCACTTGTACCTAAAAAGATCCCAACTGCAGCGCAATGATGAGGCCCATGAAGGCCAAGATGTACATCTACGTTTGTTGGTTCCCTCATACAGAGGAGGAATGGCTTGCGCTTTGGTTCCGGGCTGCATTTTTGGGTAGGACCAGACTGAAatgttgatggagattttttaACACAAGTGAGTTAAACTCGAGAATCTCCTGAGTGGGGACGCACAGTGGAGAAGGCGATTAAGTGGCTGTCCGTTCTCAGTTGAGTTTCTCTCATACTGTTTTGTacgccattttatttttcagcccCTAATCTACGCGCTGTCTCTGGCAGGACCCCTTACATGCCTATTAAGGGTCTGTGAAGAGTGTTATTTTACATTCCGTAATTGTTGTAACCATATTTTAGAACCGTTATTAAAAACAAGGGAGTTTACTTTTGTACAGCTTTTGTACAGCTTTTAAAACATAAGGCAAAGGTTTAGTTCTACGGCCTGACTTAATAGTCTGTATTTTgctataaaaattttaaaaaagcttaATGTGATGCAATTGCTATAGAATGTATGAGAATAAGTCTGTGGTTTTCTCCAAATTCAGTACTTTCCCCATGAAATGTCTTGGTTAGCTTTGAAAGTTTTGTTCCCTAAGTGCTTAACTATTTTAGTTTCTGTGTGGAAAATAAAATTTGGTTAAAAGCAGGATTGGAAAATTAGAAAGGTTTTTAAAACAACAAAGATTAAACTAAAACATGGAGTTCGTATTTTTCTCCTGTTCTTGGTATACTGCCTCCGTCAAACTCCTCAACTGCCCCGGTCACAAAGTAAGGAGAAAATCGACCCCGATGATGTTTGCTGAGCCAGTGCTGAAACTGGTGGTAAATATATCACAAATACGTCTCCTGCATGGCAAATATCTGGGGTTGGGGAAATTAATTTTACAGAAGGAATCCCCCCCCCGTGCATTTCAAAGTAGGCAACCGCCAATTTAAGGAGACTGCTCAGCTATCATGTACATTATGGTGCATATGACGTGTACCATTACAGTACCATTACAGTAGCATTACAGTAATAGAAATACTATGTAATACTGAAAAAGGATTAGAGTTAAATGATTCACCCGCGATTCTCAAGAAATTGGTGATGGGAACGTAGCCAAGTCTGTTTCACTCATACCTGAAATGGCTTCACTGCCTCTTTAAAGACGCAATTAAGTGTTTATTGTACTTAGCTGCCAGCACAATCTGACTTTAGAGGGTGA comes from the Spea bombifrons isolate aSpeBom1 chromosome 8, aSpeBom1.2.pri, whole genome shotgun sequence genome and includes:
- the IL13RA1 gene encoding interleukin-13 receptor subunit alpha-1 isoform X1; amino-acid sequence: MISPKKMWARTCWQLGMDLGFWLSVGFLTGSVAAASERNDVFPPYNITMKMNVFNVLWEWSPLIDGANCTVFYTSIMSAGKGNMKELSFKNIHPNCTHEVENIDLNGFIPFKVEAGCKDKTQVKLVNMSVEVLSGNPKTAVRDFSCVWYDYEYINCTWHPGTEAPPKANYSLFYWLKSQSSDMALKPVHPMIFEEFLETGKVCHHYNYKDGTSIGCYFEYQQLYNLEDSEEMQIVVTDRLQKHIRPFVSYVKVYQIVQLSPPTITNISWTENALSVIWTVAKGKIKDLNFEVIITDITNGKHKEFKLTGINSKEFPDIYPYADYTVKVRGRIREILGSYPWSEWSKEETCKGKDSGRTTSLTLLILIPIILTVLAIFLVICMKRLKYIICPPIPDPGKVLKKSFGDPNTFQHFIKRRYEKVNVWNMAQKEEVCSVISVEPTTCSSQTE
- the IL13RA1 gene encoding interleukin-13 receptor subunit alpha-1 isoform X2 — protein: MISPKKMWARTCWQLGMDLGFWLSVGFLTGSVAAASERNDVFPPYNITMKMNVFNVLWEWSPLIDGANCTVFYTSIMSAGKGNMELSFKNIHPNCTHEVENIDLNGFIPFKVEAGCKDKTQVKLVNMSVEVLSGNPKTAVRDFSCVWYDYEYINCTWHPGTEAPPKANYSLFYWLKSQSSDMALKPVHPMIFEEFLETGKVCHHYNYKDGTSIGCYFEYQQLYNLEDSEEMQIVVTDRLQKHIRPFVSYVKVYQIVQLSPPTITNISWTENALSVIWTVAKGKIKDLNFEVIITDITNGKHKEFKLTGINSKEFPDIYPYADYTVKVRGRIREILGSYPWSEWSKEETCKGKDSGRTTSLTLLILIPIILTVLAIFLVICMKRLKYIICPPIPDPGKVLKKSFGDPNTFQHFIKRRYEKVNVWNMAQKEEVCSVISVEPTTCSSQTE